In Propionicimonas paludicola, a single window of DNA contains:
- the kdpA gene encoding potassium-transporting ATPase subunit KdpA, whose product MPTTLSAVASIATIVAVLATIHVPLGSWIHRVFTSPAHTRVERAVYRVSGVDPDSEQRWSVYLLSVLAFSAVSIGALWLLILLQGFLPWSLGRSMNLDTAFNTAVSFVTNTNWQSYAGEAGTGYLVQTVGLTVQNFLSAAVGLAVAIAVIRGLAREHTDRLGNFWVDLTRGTLRILLPLSVLAAVALIATGVIQNLTEPTTITTIAGGQQVVQGGLVGSQEAIKELGTNGGGFFNANSAHPFENPNPVSNLLEILLLLAIPSALPYTYGLMVKDRRQGLAMVGAMSFLGIGAMALMAWSELSSVSLEGKEQRFGPIWSAIFASATTSTSTGAVNSLHESLQPLSGGVALLNMMLGELSPGGVGTGLYSMLVMVVLAVFIAGLMVGRTPELLGKQIGRREITLAALAMLITPALVLLGTGIALVLPTSAGALSTTGPHGLSEMLYAFASAANNNGSAFAGLSADQPFLNVALAVCMLAGRFVPIAAMLALAGGLGRQQRRPATAGTMPTHSLSFVVFLVLVIVIITGLTYFPSLALGSIAEALQ is encoded by the coding sequence GCCACTCGGGAGCTGGATCCATCGGGTGTTCACCTCACCGGCGCACACTCGCGTCGAGCGGGCCGTCTATCGGGTGAGCGGGGTCGATCCCGACTCCGAGCAGAGGTGGTCGGTCTACCTGCTGTCGGTGCTGGCCTTCTCAGCGGTGTCGATCGGTGCCCTGTGGCTGCTGATCTTGCTGCAGGGCTTCCTGCCCTGGTCGCTGGGTCGTTCGATGAACCTCGACACGGCCTTCAATACCGCGGTCTCGTTCGTGACCAACACCAACTGGCAGTCCTATGCCGGTGAAGCCGGCACCGGCTACCTGGTCCAGACGGTCGGCCTGACCGTCCAGAACTTCCTGTCGGCGGCGGTCGGACTGGCCGTGGCCATCGCGGTGATCCGCGGCCTGGCCAGGGAACACACCGATCGACTGGGCAACTTCTGGGTCGACCTGACCCGGGGGACGCTGCGGATCCTGCTGCCGCTGTCAGTGCTGGCCGCGGTCGCCCTGATCGCCACCGGGGTGATTCAGAACCTCACCGAGCCGACCACGATCACCACGATCGCCGGCGGTCAGCAGGTGGTTCAGGGTGGCCTGGTCGGCTCGCAGGAGGCGATCAAGGAGCTCGGCACCAACGGTGGCGGCTTCTTCAACGCGAACTCCGCACACCCCTTCGAGAACCCGAACCCGGTGAGCAACCTGCTGGAGATCCTGCTCTTGCTGGCCATCCCGTCGGCATTGCCCTACACCTACGGACTCATGGTCAAGGATCGCCGGCAGGGCTTGGCCATGGTCGGAGCCATGAGCTTCCTCGGGATCGGCGCTATGGCCTTGATGGCCTGGTCGGAACTGAGTTCGGTCAGCCTGGAGGGCAAGGAGCAGCGCTTCGGCCCGATCTGGTCGGCCATCTTCGCCTCGGCCACCACCAGCACGTCCACCGGTGCGGTGAACAGCCTGCACGAGTCGCTGCAGCCACTGTCCGGCGGGGTGGCCCTGCTGAACATGATGCTCGGCGAGCTCTCGCCGGGCGGGGTCGGCACCGGCCTGTACTCGATGCTGGTGATGGTGGTGTTGGCGGTGTTCATCGCCGGGCTGATGGTCGGACGCACCCCCGAACTGCTCGGCAAGCAGATCGGACGCCGTGAGATCACCCTGGCCGCGTTGGCCATGCTGATCACCCCGGCCCTGGTGCTGCTGGGCACCGGCATCGCCCTGGTCCTGCCGACCTCGGCCGGCGCCTTGTCGACCACCGGCCCGCACGGGCTGTCCGAGATGCTCTATGCGTTCGCCTCGGCGGCCAACAACAACGGCTCGGCCTTCGCCGGTCTGTCCGCCGACCAGCCCTTCCTCAACGTGGCGCTGGCGGTGTGCATGCTGGCCGGCCGGTTCGTCCCGATCGCAGCCATGCTGGCCCTGGCCGGTGGCCTGGGACGTCAGCAGCGGCGTCCGGCGACTGCGGGGACCATGCCGACCCACTCGTTGAGCTTCGTGGTCTTCCTGGTCCTGGTGATTGTGATCATCACCGGGCTGACCTACTTCCCATCCCTGGCCCTTGGCTCGATTGCGGAGGCATTGCAGTGA
- the kdpC gene encoding potassium-transporting ATPase subunit KdpC produces MMSFLRQSLAAVRILLVMTVLLGIGYPLVVTLAAQAMPAQANGSLIVADGKVVGSSLIGQSFTGPQWFWSRPSASDYAGTTSGGSNLSPVSSAQQDARAAREKALIAANPDAVGPVPEDALTASASGLDPHISLAYARWQVPRVAAARGIGADELERLIAAATEPAPLGYLGQDGVNVVRLNLALEQR; encoded by the coding sequence ATGATGTCCTTCCTTCGTCAATCGCTGGCCGCGGTCAGGATCTTGTTGGTGATGACCGTGCTGCTCGGCATCGGCTATCCGCTGGTGGTCACCCTGGCCGCCCAGGCCATGCCGGCCCAGGCCAACGGCTCGCTGATCGTGGCCGACGGCAAGGTGGTGGGCTCGAGTCTGATCGGCCAGTCCTTCACCGGCCCGCAGTGGTTCTGGTCGCGCCCGTCCGCCTCCGACTACGCCGGGACGACCTCGGGGGGCAGCAACCTCTCGCCGGTCTCATCGGCCCAGCAGGACGCCCGGGCAGCCCGGGAGAAGGCGCTGATCGCGGCCAACCCGGACGCAGTGGGCCCGGTGCCCGAGGATGCGCTGACCGCGTCCGCGTCGGGGCTGGATCCGCACATCTCGCTTGCCTATGCGCGCTGGCAGGTACCTCGAGTGGCCGCGGCCCGCGGCATCGGCGCGGACGAGCTGGAACGGCTGATCGCCGCCGCCACCGAGCCGGCCCCGCTGGGCTACCTCGGCCAGGACGGTGTGAACGTGGTTCGGCTCAACCTGGCCCTGGAACAGCGGTGA
- a CDS encoding response regulator, giving the protein MTRILVVDDDSVLQRTLRINLRARGHEVLLAGTGGQALELFDAEQPELIILDLGLPDLDGVEVLRRLRRRSAVPVIVLSARQEADDKVEALDEGADDYVSKPFNIDELLARVRASVRRAGPEVEVPATIETDTVLLDFGNNRALREGTEVHLTPTEWRLVAELARHEGRVVSHQDLLRAVWGPNYKTEWQYLRVFANQLRRKLEPDPAHPRLLINEPGLGYRLVGS; this is encoded by the coding sequence ATGACCCGAATCCTGGTGGTCGACGACGACTCGGTGCTGCAGCGGACGTTGCGGATCAACCTGCGCGCCCGCGGACACGAGGTGTTGCTGGCCGGGACCGGCGGCCAGGCCCTGGAGCTGTTCGACGCCGAGCAGCCCGAGCTGATCATTCTCGACCTCGGCCTGCCCGACCTGGACGGAGTCGAGGTGCTGCGCCGGCTGCGTCGGCGCTCGGCGGTGCCGGTCATCGTCCTCTCGGCTCGGCAGGAGGCTGACGACAAGGTCGAAGCCCTCGACGAAGGTGCCGACGACTACGTCAGCAAGCCGTTCAACATCGACGAACTGCTGGCCCGAGTACGGGCTTCGGTGCGCCGGGCCGGACCCGAGGTGGAGGTCCCGGCCACCATCGAGACCGACACCGTCCTGCTCGACTTCGGCAACAACCGGGCGCTGCGCGAGGGGACGGAGGTGCACCTGACCCCCACCGAGTGGCGCCTGGTGGCCGAACTGGCCCGGCATGAGGGACGGGTTGTCTCGCACCAGGACCTGCTGCGGGCCGTGTGGGGGCCCAACTACAAGACCGAATGGCAGTACCTGCGGGTCTTCGCCAACCAGCTGCGCCGCAAGCTCGAGCCGGATCCGGCCCATCCGCGGCTCTTGATCAACGAACCGGGGCTGGGCTACCGGCTGGTCGGCTCCTGA
- a CDS encoding response regulator has protein sequence MRLLVADDAALIRAGLVGLLERAGHHVVAEAADAPELLAQCRRLATGDGLPDLVIADVRMPPTMTDDGLHAAVQLRAEYPSLPVLMLSQYVAPAYASTLLEGGASSGLGYLLKERVGRVADFLASVELVASGGVVVDPEVISQLLNSRRGDPVLGRLTPRELEVLSLMANGAANQQIADKLVISTAAVAKHVANIFTKMGLGPDEDNRRVRAVLAYLNR, from the coding sequence ATGAGACTGCTGGTCGCCGATGACGCCGCGCTGATCCGGGCCGGCCTGGTCGGGCTGCTGGAGCGAGCCGGGCACCACGTGGTCGCCGAGGCCGCCGACGCCCCCGAACTGCTCGCCCAGTGCCGCCGACTGGCCACCGGCGACGGGCTGCCCGACCTGGTGATCGCGGACGTCCGGATGCCACCGACCATGACCGATGACGGGCTGCACGCGGCCGTCCAGCTGCGCGCCGAGTACCCGAGCCTGCCGGTGCTGATGCTCAGCCAGTACGTGGCACCGGCCTATGCGTCCACCCTGCTGGAAGGCGGGGCATCCTCGGGGCTGGGCTACCTGCTCAAGGAGCGGGTCGGTCGGGTCGCGGACTTCCTGGCCTCGGTGGAGCTGGTCGCCTCCGGCGGAGTGGTGGTCGACCCCGAGGTGATCAGCCAGCTGCTGAACTCCCGGCGCGGCGACCCGGTGCTGGGTCGGCTCACCCCGCGAGAGCTCGAGGTGCTGTCCCTGATGGCCAACGGGGCGGCCAACCAACAGATCGCCGACAAGCTGGTGATCAGCACTGCGGCGGTAGCCAAGCATGTGGCCAACATCTTCACCAAGATGGGACTGGGCCCTGACGAGGACAATCGTCGCGTTCGCGCGGTGTTGGCCTACCTGAACCGCTAG
- a CDS encoding DUF4118 domain-containing protein, whose product MEHSWFRSHLGWVRLLAALVPLAVAGGLQLTLSVITNTSAALILVLAVVGAAATGDRLAGVLAAASAALGFDFFLTQPYFQLRIDDPGDIELAVLLLAVGLAVSELASWGIRRSMVANQQSGFVQDALEASALAGGSVSTQDGLERTADGIRRILSADAVSFVGGEHDASAVIIQPDGTFRRHGGVVDVARRGLPTGPDGYCAIPIAQQGAQLGYFRVELPAAARPSREELRVAVLLASQWALRPLPHTVARNHRAGGQQS is encoded by the coding sequence ATGGAACATTCCTGGTTCCGCAGCCACCTCGGCTGGGTCCGCCTGCTGGCGGCCCTGGTTCCGCTGGCCGTGGCCGGTGGGCTGCAGCTCACCCTCAGCGTGATCACCAACACCTCCGCTGCGCTGATCCTGGTCTTGGCGGTGGTCGGCGCTGCCGCCACCGGGGATCGGCTGGCCGGCGTGCTGGCCGCGGCCTCGGCCGCCCTGGGCTTCGACTTCTTCCTCACCCAGCCCTACTTCCAGTTGCGGATCGACGACCCCGGCGATATCGAGTTGGCCGTGCTGCTGCTGGCCGTGGGCCTGGCGGTCAGCGAGTTGGCGTCCTGGGGGATCCGGCGCAGCATGGTGGCCAACCAGCAGTCCGGCTTCGTCCAGGACGCGCTGGAGGCGTCCGCCCTGGCCGGTGGCAGCGTGTCCACGCAGGACGGGCTGGAGCGCACGGCGGACGGCATCCGGCGGATTCTCAGCGCCGATGCGGTCAGCTTCGTGGGCGGCGAGCACGACGCCAGCGCGGTGATCATTCAGCCGGACGGCACCTTCCGCCGCCATGGCGGGGTGGTGGACGTGGCTCGGCGCGGGCTGCCGACCGGGCCCGACGGCTACTGTGCGATCCCGATCGCTCAGCAGGGCGCTCAGTTGGGCTACTTCCGGGTGGAGCTGCCGGCTGCGGCCCGGCCCAGTCGCGAAGAGCTGCGGGTGGCGGTACTGCTGGCCTCCCAGTGGGCGCTACGGCCACTGCCGCACACGGTGGCTCGCAACCACCGGGCCGGCGGGCAGCAGAGCTAG
- a CDS encoding ABC transporter ATP-binding protein: MTNSNSMLSARSISKSFGDVHALVDVSLDIPAGQSVSIMGPSGSGKSTLLHCLAGILKPDRGDISLGGDPVSLSSDAARSRLRLDRMGFVFQDGQLLPELPAVENVALPLLLQGRSRTEAFGRATEWLGRLGLAGLERRRPGQLSGGQAHRVAIARALVGSPAVVLADEPTGALDQATGAEVMRVLTAAAKGVGASLVVVTHDAKVAAWCERHIEIVDGQVLTDFARIAAA; encoded by the coding sequence ATGACCAACAGCAACTCCATGCTCTCTGCGCGCTCGATCTCGAAGAGCTTCGGCGATGTCCACGCCTTGGTGGACGTCAGCCTCGACATCCCGGCCGGCCAGTCGGTCTCCATCATGGGCCCGTCCGGGTCCGGCAAGTCCACCCTGCTGCACTGCCTGGCCGGCATCCTCAAGCCCGATCGGGGCGACATCAGCCTCGGCGGTGATCCGGTGTCTCTGTCCAGCGACGCTGCCCGCAGCCGGCTGCGCCTGGATCGGATGGGCTTCGTGTTCCAGGATGGCCAGCTGCTGCCCGAGTTGCCGGCGGTCGAGAACGTGGCGTTGCCGCTGCTGCTGCAGGGTCGCTCGCGCACTGAGGCATTCGGCCGGGCCACCGAGTGGCTGGGTCGGCTGGGCCTGGCCGGGCTGGAGCGGCGGCGTCCCGGGCAGCTCTCCGGTGGCCAGGCGCACCGGGTCGCGATCGCTCGGGCACTGGTCGGATCTCCGGCCGTAGTGCTGGCCGATGAGCCGACCGGTGCCCTCGATCAGGCCACTGGCGCCGAGGTGATGCGGGTGCTCACCGCGGCCGCCAAGGGCGTGGGGGCCAGCCTGGTCGTGGTCACTCACGACGCCAAGGTCGCCGCCTGGTGCGAGCGGCACATCGAGATCGTCGACGGCCAGGTGCTGACCGACTTCGCGCGGATCGCGGCCGCCTGA
- the kdpB gene encoding potassium-transporting ATPase subunit KdpB, whose amino-acid sequence MPEAVRKLDPRYVVKSPVIFVVWVGSVLTTVLSVLHPSLFSISVTIWLWLTIVFANLAEAIAEGRGKAQADSLRRTRTQTTARRLSADGTEEAVPGTDLRPGDRVVVEAGQLIPGDGDVVEGIATVDESAITGESAPVIREAGGDRCAVTGGTTVLSDRIVVQITTKPGETFIDKMIALVEGASRQKTPNEVALGILLVTLTVIFLLAVIALQPQAIYSGDHLSLVVLVALLVCLIPTTIGALLSAIGIAGMDRLVQHNVLAMSGRAVEAAGDVNTLLLDKTGTITYGNRRASQVFPLAGVDRAELLAAARDSSLADLTPEGRSILDFVAGERGEDPGDHTEVTPIGASFVPFTAQTRMSGIDLADGTQIRKGAGSAVAQWVSDGGGATASDLAGIVDQVSSAGATPLVVAARTADGTPRALGVIELKDVVKPGMADRFAQLRAMGIRTVMVTGDNPLTAKSIAAEAGVDDFLAEATPEDKMALIKAEQSGGRLVAMTGDGTNDAPALAQADVGVAMNSGTSAAKEAGNMVDLDSDPTKLIDIVAIGKQLLITRGALTTFSIANDVAKYFAIIPAMFVGVFPGLQALNLMGLHSPSSAILSAVIFNALVILALVPLALRGVRYRPMSASAMLNRNLLIYGLGGVIAPFIGIKLIDLVVALIPGLG is encoded by the coding sequence CTGCCGGAGGCCGTCCGCAAGCTCGACCCCCGCTATGTGGTGAAGAGCCCGGTCATCTTCGTGGTCTGGGTCGGCTCGGTGCTGACCACCGTATTGTCGGTGCTGCACCCCAGCCTGTTCTCGATCTCGGTGACCATCTGGCTGTGGCTGACCATCGTGTTCGCCAATCTGGCCGAGGCGATCGCTGAAGGCCGCGGCAAGGCGCAGGCCGATAGCCTGCGCCGGACCAGGACCCAGACCACGGCTCGGCGGCTGTCCGCCGACGGCACCGAGGAGGCTGTTCCCGGCACCGACCTGCGACCCGGCGATCGGGTGGTGGTCGAGGCCGGTCAGCTGATCCCCGGCGACGGGGACGTTGTCGAAGGCATCGCCACCGTGGACGAGTCGGCCATCACCGGCGAGTCTGCCCCGGTGATCCGGGAAGCCGGCGGTGACCGGTGTGCAGTGACCGGTGGCACCACGGTGCTGAGCGATCGGATCGTGGTCCAGATCACCACCAAGCCGGGGGAGACCTTCATCGACAAGATGATCGCCCTGGTCGAGGGCGCCTCCCGGCAGAAGACGCCCAACGAGGTGGCTCTGGGCATCCTGCTGGTGACCCTGACCGTCATCTTCCTGCTGGCCGTGATCGCCTTGCAGCCGCAGGCCATCTACTCCGGCGACCACCTCTCGCTGGTGGTGCTGGTGGCCCTGCTGGTCTGCCTGATCCCGACCACCATCGGCGCCCTGCTCTCGGCGATCGGGATCGCCGGCATGGATCGCCTGGTGCAGCACAACGTTCTGGCCATGTCCGGACGGGCCGTCGAGGCGGCCGGGGACGTGAACACGCTGCTGCTGGACAAGACCGGGACGATCACCTACGGCAACCGGCGCGCCTCGCAGGTGTTCCCGCTGGCCGGGGTGGACCGGGCCGAGTTGCTGGCCGCGGCCCGCGACTCCTCCCTGGCCGACCTCACTCCGGAGGGCCGCTCGATCCTCGACTTCGTGGCTGGCGAGCGGGGCGAGGACCCCGGCGACCACACCGAGGTCACGCCGATCGGGGCCAGTTTCGTCCCGTTCACGGCGCAGACCCGGATGTCCGGGATCGACCTGGCTGACGGCACCCAGATCCGGAAGGGGGCCGGGTCTGCGGTGGCGCAGTGGGTGAGCGACGGCGGTGGTGCCACGGCGTCCGACCTGGCCGGGATCGTCGACCAGGTCTCCTCCGCCGGGGCCACCCCGCTGGTGGTGGCCGCCCGCACCGCGGACGGCACCCCGCGTGCCCTCGGTGTGATCGAGCTGAAAGACGTGGTCAAGCCGGGAATGGCCGACCGCTTCGCTCAGCTGCGGGCGATGGGGATCCGGACCGTGATGGTCACCGGCGACAACCCGCTGACCGCCAAGTCGATCGCCGCCGAAGCCGGCGTGGACGACTTCCTGGCCGAGGCCACCCCGGAAGACAAGATGGCGCTGATCAAGGCCGAGCAGTCCGGGGGGCGCCTGGTGGCCATGACCGGGGACGGCACCAACGACGCTCCCGCCTTGGCGCAGGCCGATGTCGGAGTGGCCATGAACAGCGGGACGTCCGCGGCCAAGGAAGCCGGGAACATGGTCGATCTGGACTCCGACCCGACCAAGTTGATCGACATCGTGGCGATCGGCAAGCAGTTGCTGATCACCCGTGGTGCGCTGACCACCTTCTCGATCGCCAATGATGTGGCCAAGTACTTCGCCATCATCCCGGCCATGTTCGTCGGCGTCTTCCCGGGACTCCAGGCGCTCAACCTGATGGGGCTGCACAGCCCGTCCTCGGCGATCCTGTCGGCGGTCATCTTCAATGCGCTGGTGATCCTGGCGCTGGTGCCGCTGGCGCTGCGCGGGGTCCGCTATCGGCCGATGAGCGCCTCGGCCATGCTCAACCGAAACCTCCTTATCTACGGGCTGGGCGGGGTGATCGCGCCGTTCATCGGCATCAAGCTGATCGACCTCGTGGTGGCCCTGATCCCAGGATTGGGGTGA
- a CDS encoding ATP-binding protein, translated as MGRGRLRIYLGAAPGVGKTVAMLDEGHRRLDRGADVVVGLCETHARPHTAQFLAGLEVVPRRRVEYKGAVLEEMDTAAILTRAPQIVLVDELAHTNVPGSSHEKRWQDVEELLAAGIDVISTVNIQHLESLNDVVTAITGVVQRETVPDEVVRAADQIELVDMAPEALRRRMAHGNIYRPEKVDAALANYFRLGNLSALRELALLWLADKVDAGLESYRNSHGITQAWPARERVVVTLSGGPEGEVLLRRGARIASRLAGGQLLAVLVSRTDGLAGAPLSQVAELRTLTEELGGEFHAVTGDDPADAVLEFARGVNATQILVGTSGRAPWRRLLSHSLAERIIADAGDIDVHVVTHKLAGRGFAAKRRRGLGRSRLIAGLITAVLLPPVLTAILAADPFTSDLPLDIPIFLLATVLVALIGGMVPAVVAAVVSSLLLNWFFVQPVGTLTVANPENTLALLVFVLVGVLVALIVHRNAWRTEQAQAAQRESAALTELSHTLLGSTDQLPLLLQRSVDMFGVQAAAIVSRPPIGPPVVVAAVGPFDPLAVSDHEDADANHELVLQPPGLAAGQRRLFDAFAAHAGAILQRQALTRSASSAEALAKENQARTALLSAVSHDLRTPLAGIKAAIGSLRSTEVAWSAEDEAELKDVIEQSADRLEALIGNLLDLSRLQAGALVAHPTPIDLGEVIPAMVDGLSAPQRFAWQVDPDARVAVADAGLLERVLANITENALRYQPPGPPISIRASRVADRVEIRVADQGAGVPQADQERIFEPFQRHGDAPAGDGLGLGLAVARGLSEAMGGSVEAEPTPGGGLTLVVSLPADIRSGSEAEEAAR; from the coding sequence ATGGGTCGCGGACGGCTGCGGATCTACCTCGGTGCGGCACCGGGGGTGGGCAAGACTGTCGCGATGCTCGACGAGGGCCACCGCCGCCTCGATCGGGGCGCGGACGTGGTGGTCGGGCTGTGCGAGACGCACGCCCGGCCGCACACCGCCCAGTTCCTGGCCGGCCTGGAGGTGGTGCCGCGCCGGCGAGTCGAGTACAAGGGCGCGGTCCTCGAAGAGATGGACACCGCAGCCATTCTGACCCGCGCTCCGCAGATCGTGCTGGTGGACGAGCTCGCCCACACCAATGTGCCTGGCTCGTCCCACGAGAAGCGATGGCAGGACGTGGAGGAGTTGCTGGCGGCCGGGATCGACGTGATCTCCACGGTGAACATCCAGCACCTGGAGTCGCTCAACGACGTGGTGACCGCCATTACCGGCGTGGTCCAGCGCGAGACCGTGCCGGACGAGGTGGTCCGGGCCGCCGACCAGATCGAGCTGGTGGACATGGCGCCGGAGGCGCTGCGCCGCCGGATGGCTCACGGCAACATCTACCGTCCCGAGAAGGTGGACGCGGCCCTGGCCAACTACTTCCGGCTGGGCAACCTCTCGGCACTGCGCGAACTGGCTCTGCTCTGGCTGGCCGACAAGGTCGATGCCGGTCTGGAGAGTTACCGCAACAGTCACGGGATCACCCAGGCCTGGCCGGCCCGGGAGCGGGTCGTGGTCACCTTGAGCGGCGGACCTGAGGGCGAGGTGCTGCTGCGCCGCGGGGCGCGGATCGCGTCCCGGCTGGCCGGGGGGCAGCTCCTCGCTGTGCTGGTCTCGCGCACCGACGGGCTGGCCGGAGCGCCGCTGAGCCAGGTGGCCGAGTTGCGCACTCTGACCGAGGAACTCGGGGGCGAGTTCCACGCGGTGACCGGGGACGACCCGGCCGACGCCGTGCTCGAGTTCGCCCGCGGGGTCAACGCCACCCAGATCCTGGTCGGCACCTCAGGACGGGCGCCGTGGCGACGACTGCTCAGCCACAGCCTGGCCGAGCGGATCATCGCCGATGCCGGCGATATCGACGTCCACGTGGTCACCCACAAGCTGGCCGGACGCGGCTTCGCGGCCAAGCGTCGGCGCGGACTGGGACGCTCCCGGCTGATCGCCGGACTGATCACCGCGGTACTGCTGCCGCCGGTTCTGACCGCGATCCTGGCTGCCGACCCGTTCACCTCCGATCTTCCCCTGGACATCCCGATCTTCCTGCTGGCCACGGTGCTGGTGGCGCTGATCGGCGGCATGGTGCCGGCTGTGGTGGCCGCGGTGGTCTCCTCGCTGCTGCTCAACTGGTTCTTCGTCCAGCCGGTGGGGACGCTGACCGTCGCCAACCCGGAGAACACACTGGCCCTGCTGGTGTTCGTCCTGGTCGGGGTACTGGTGGCCCTGATCGTCCATCGCAATGCCTGGCGCACCGAGCAGGCTCAGGCCGCGCAGCGGGAGTCGGCGGCACTGACCGAGCTGTCCCACACCCTGCTCGGCTCCACCGACCAGTTGCCACTGCTGCTGCAGCGCAGCGTCGACATGTTCGGCGTCCAGGCGGCCGCGATCGTCAGTCGGCCGCCGATCGGCCCGCCGGTGGTGGTCGCCGCGGTCGGGCCGTTCGATCCGCTGGCCGTGTCCGACCATGAGGACGCCGACGCCAACCACGAGCTCGTCCTCCAGCCGCCCGGCCTCGCCGCCGGTCAGCGTCGCCTGTTCGACGCCTTCGCCGCCCATGCCGGGGCGATCCTGCAGCGCCAGGCGCTGACCCGCTCGGCCTCTTCGGCCGAGGCGTTGGCCAAGGAGAACCAGGCCCGGACGGCGCTGCTCTCGGCGGTCTCCCACGATCTGCGCACCCCACTGGCCGGGATCAAGGCGGCGATCGGCAGCCTGCGCTCGACCGAAGTGGCTTGGTCGGCCGAGGACGAAGCCGAACTGAAGGACGTGATCGAGCAGTCGGCCGACCGCCTGGAAGCTCTGATCGGCAACCTGCTGGACTTGTCCCGGCTGCAGGCCGGCGCCCTGGTGGCTCACCCGACGCCGATCGACCTGGGCGAGGTGATCCCGGCCATGGTGGACGGGCTGTCGGCACCGCAGCGGTTCGCCTGGCAGGTGGATCCGGACGCCCGGGTGGCCGTCGCCGACGCCGGGCTGCTGGAGCGAGTGCTGGCGAACATCACCGAGAACGCGCTGCGCTACCAACCGCCCGGCCCGCCGATCTCGATTCGGGCCAGCCGGGTGGCCGACCGGGTTGAGATCCGGGTGGCGGATCAGGGGGCCGGGGTGCCGCAGGCCGATCAGGAGCGGATCTTCGAGCCCTTCCAGCGCCATGGCGACGCACCGGCCGGGGATGGCCTGGGCCTGGGCCTGGCGGTGGCCCGCGGGCTGAGTGAGGCGATGGGTGGCTCGGTGGAGGCCGAACCGACTCCCGGTGGTGGGCTGACCCTGGTGGTATCGCTGCCGGCCGACATAAGGTCCGGATCGGAAGCAGAGGAGGCCGCACGATGA
- a CDS encoding sensor histidine kinase — protein MSDPSQQDVRVILTPPRNPLRMLISPLGWRAVLYCATAIAVGLSALLAAVVGFFMLPLVAWATANVERARVMVLGLPRLTPLPRSGVRHPWDTQGFGEGNLAVWGLTVLFGLLDLIPGLILSALVLGTGQWAWHRVNTFSLTMDTVWAITSFLVILVIGLYIGWALAAAQATLVDQQLRPYSELNRKVDELRESRRELVDVFAQERRRIERDLHDGAQQHLVLLSLHLGEAEYALDQGKTAEAKQALAAAQSSVEAAMVALRETVRGIHPQILSDRGLAAAVHELASRQPVAVDVVVSGQDEPGEAVALAAYYLVSEAFTNAAKHSRATRLRVELRLTDPLELEVFDDGVGGAQVVAGHGLSGLMERAQAVGGQCWLTSPIGGPTHLRAVFPNPAPELPTDLR, from the coding sequence GTGAGCGATCCGAGCCAGCAGGACGTCCGGGTCATCCTGACGCCACCGCGCAACCCACTGCGGATGCTGATCAGCCCGCTCGGCTGGCGGGCCGTCTTGTACTGCGCGACCGCGATCGCGGTCGGGTTGTCGGCACTCCTGGCCGCCGTCGTCGGCTTCTTCATGCTGCCGTTGGTGGCCTGGGCGACTGCGAACGTCGAACGGGCGCGGGTGATGGTGCTCGGGCTGCCCCGGCTGACCCCACTGCCCCGCTCCGGCGTGCGGCATCCGTGGGACACCCAAGGTTTCGGTGAAGGCAACCTGGCCGTGTGGGGGCTCACCGTCTTGTTCGGACTGCTGGACCTGATCCCCGGCCTGATCCTCAGCGCGTTGGTGCTGGGCACCGGCCAATGGGCCTGGCACCGGGTCAACACGTTCAGCCTGACCATGGACACCGTCTGGGCGATCACCTCCTTCCTGGTGATCCTGGTGATCGGCCTCTACATCGGCTGGGCGCTGGCCGCCGCCCAGGCCACGCTGGTCGACCAGCAGCTGCGCCCCTACTCCGAGCTCAACCGCAAGGTGGACGAGCTGCGCGAGTCCCGCCGGGAGCTGGTGGACGTGTTCGCCCAGGAGCGGCGCCGGATCGAGCGAGACCTGCACGACGGCGCCCAGCAGCATCTGGTGCTGCTCAGCCTGCACTTGGGCGAGGCCGAGTATGCGCTGGATCAGGGCAAGACCGCCGAGGCCAAGCAGGCGTTGGCCGCTGCCCAGAGCTCGGTGGAGGCGGCCATGGTGGCGCTGCGCGAGACCGTCCGCGGCATTCACCCGCAGATTCTGTCCGACCGCGGCCTGGCTGCCGCCGTCCATGAGCTGGCCTCCCGGCAGCCGGTGGCGGTGGACGTGGTGGTCAGCGGCCAGGACGAGCCCGGCGAGGCCGTGGCCCTGGCCGCGTACTACCTGGTCAGCGAGGCATTCACGAATGCGGCCAAGCACTCCCGGGCCACCCGGCTCCGGGTCGAGCTACGGCTCACCGATCCGCTGGAGCTCGAGGTCTTCGACGACGGTGTGGGCGGTGCCCAGGTGGTGGCCGGCCATGGGCTGAGCGGGCTGATGGAGCGAGCCCAGGCGGTCGGCGGCCAATGCTGGCTGACCAGCCCGATCGGCGGACCGACTCATCTGCGCGCGGTCTTCCCGAACCCGGCACCCGAGCTGCCCACTGACCTACGCTGA